One window from the genome of Yarrowia lipolytica chromosome 1B, complete sequence encodes:
- a CDS encoding uncharacterized protein (Compare to YALI0B21362g, some similarities with DEHA0F16852g Debaryomyces hansenii IPF 7784.1, similar to Saccharomyces cerevisiae YPR063C; ancestral locus Anc_3.352) — protein MSDKRRADLCVPYVHVVDKQNDAQSFITTSLPMAAMFLRNKLMSWTALFTAITAFMNEPLIKPTQSDGASQPAWLSVLVSLVGLFTCYMDLAFPSQGRKLAAQHAASSTASAASSTASAASATVASVASKATGVAADALDKLFKKAA, from the coding sequence aTGTCTGACAAACGACGAGCCGATCTTTGTGTGCCCTACGTGCATGTTGTCGACAAGCAGAACGACGCTCAGtccttcatcaccacctcGCTGCCCATGGCTGCTATGTTCCTTCGAAACAAGCTCATGTCGTGGACCGCTCTCTTCACCGCCATCACCGCCTTCATGAACGAGCCTCTGATCAAGCCTACTCAGAGCGACGGTGCTTCTCAGCCCGCCTGGCTGTCTGTGCTCGTCTCTCTCGTTGGTCTGTTCACGTGCTACATGGATCTGGCTTTCCCCAGCCAGGGCCGAAAGCTGGCTGCACAGCACGCTGCTTCCTCCACCGCCTCCGCTGCATCTTCTACCgcttctgctgcctccGCCACTGTTGCATCCGTCGCCTCCAAGGCAACCGGTGTCGCTGCTGACGCCCTGGATaagctgttcaagaaggCAGCTTAA